The genomic region AAGATAACGGTTTTAAAAAAACCAGAGGAAGTTCCATTGAAGCCATCGCATATGAATATACCAGGTAAATCAGAGGATTTACCAATTGTAATTGTGTTAGAGGGTAAGGTAGATAAAAACTCTATTAAATTAAATAATCTAACAGAAGAATGGGCTAAAGAAACGCTTAGGAGTAATGGCTATAACAATATAAAGGATATATTTATTGCTTCTTATACAAAGGAGAAAGGATTAGTTGTATCAACATATAATCAGAACCAAAATATTAGAACCATAGGGCACTAATAGGTTGAAGCGAAATACATATTTTAATAATAAAAAGCAGACAATTTAATAAGCACCGGAATGTGCAATAATGAAAATAAGAGGTGAATTGGTGTGAGAGAAGTAGTAATAGTTAGTGCAGCAAGAACGCCTATAGGTAGCTTTGGTGGAGTATTTAAGGATGTAAGTGCAGCAGAATTAGGATCCGTTGCTATAAAGGCAGCTATCGAGAGAGCAAATATTAAGCCTGAGGATGTTGAAGAGGTATTCATGGGCTGTATAATTCAGGCTGGAAAAAAACAAAATGTGGCAAGACAGGCAGCTGCTAAGGCAGGAATCCCTTTTGAAACACCTTCCACGACTATAAATAAGCTTTGTGGATCTGGATTAAGAACCGTTTCCTTAGGGGCTCAAGCCATCCTTGCAGGAGATAATGATATTGTTGTGGCTGGGGGTACAGAAAGTATGTCGACAGCTCCGTATGTTATTGATGATATGAGATGGGGGGCTAAAATGGGTCATGGGCAAGTATATGATACTTTACTTAAAGACGCATTAACCTGTGCTTTTTATGACTATCATATGGGAGTTACTGCAGAAAACCTTGTTGAAAAATATAATATTTCTAAAGAGGAACAGGATAAATTTGCACAGGGAAGTCAAAATAAGGCTGAGTATGCACAAAAAAATGGACTTTTTGATAAGGAAATCATACCTGTTACAGTTAAAACTAGAAAAGGAGATATGGTAGTAGATAAAGATGAATACATTAAACACGGAGTGACTCTAGAATCTTTATTAAAATTAAAGCCTGTATTTAAAAAGGAAGGTACTGTTACTCCAGGTAATGCATCTGGTATTAACGATGGGGCTGCTGCGGTTGTTCTAATGAGTGCTGAAAAAGCAAAAGAGCTTGGCATTAAGCCACTGGCTAAAATAGTTGCATATGCCTCTGGCGGAGTAGATCCTTCGGTTATGGGATATGGGCCAGTACCTGCAACTGAAAAGGTATTCAAAAAGTCAGGGTGGAAAGTTGAAGACTTAGATTTAATTGAAGCTAACGAGGCTTTTGCAGCACAGGCTTTAGCTGTGGCAAAGGGTTTAAACTTCAATATGGATATAGTAAATGTTCATGGTGGTGCAATAGCTCTAGGACATCCAGTTGGAGCAAGTGGTGCAAGAATATTAGTAACTTTATTATACGCAATGGAGCATAGAAATGCTAAAAAAGGATTAGCAACTCTATGTATCGGCGGTGGTATGGGAGTTTCAGTATTAGTTGAAAGATTATAAGGATTGTAGTTAAAGTCTACCAATGTGTAGGCTTTATTACTTTTTTGCCAATAGTTCTCTGAATTGTTTTGTTTAAATGGACAGAAAATAAAGTAGGAAGGAGAAGATTTTAATGAAATTATGGATACCAGATAGAGTATATTTTGAACCAACAGCAAGGGATTCGGAAGTGGGAAAAAGGGTATTACAATTCTGTAAAGAAAATAGCATTCCTATCCTTCAAACTACATCCCATAACCAAGTGAGAGATTTACCAGGTAAGGATGAAAAGGCAAAATATGCAGCAGCTAAAAAAACTTTGATAGTTGGAACTAAAAGAAGTCTAAAGTTAGAAGTATGTAAACCCTCGGCCCACTATCAATTTTCTCTAATGACAAACTGTCCTGGAAGCTGTGAATACTGTTACTTGTTTTCAACACAGGGACAGAAACCATATGTACGCATATATGTAAATTTAGATGACATGTTTGATACTATAGAAAACTATATTGAAAAAAGACTTCCTAATGCCACAATGTTTGAGGCTGCTAGTACAGGGGATCCATTGGCTGTGGAGCATATAACTGGTACTTTAAAGGATACAATAGAGCATTTTGGTTCCCTACAAAAAGGCCGCCTTAGAGTAGTAACTAAATACTCAAATGTAGATAATATATTAAAGGCAAATCACAAGGGACATACAAGATTTAGATTTAGCATTAATACAAATTATATTAATAGTAATTTTGAGCATAATGTTGCCCCGTTAGAGGAGCGGTTTAAAGCGGCAGATGACATTTCTAGAGCAGGTTATCCCTTAGGCTTTATTATTGCGCCGATAATGATGCATGATAACTGGAAAGAGGAGTATAAAAACTTATTTGAACAATTATATGAAAGTATACCCCATAAAAGAAATGGACTGATAACATTCGAATTAATTCAACATAGATTCACTATGAGTGCAAAAAATGTTATTGAACAAAGATTTCCTAATACAAAATTAGAAATGAATCCTGAAAATAGAGCCAAGAAATGGGGTAAATATGGAAAGACTAAATATATTTATAAAAAAGAAGAAGCTAATGAAATTAAAGAATATATTGAGAAACTAATTAAAAAACACTTTGTCAATTCACATATTCAATATTTTACCTAATTATAACCTTCACTTAAAATTGATTTAATAATTGTATTTTAAAATTAAAATAAAGTAAAGATGTTGAGGTGTAGCTATGTCAAATAAAAAAATAATTATAATGACTGCTTCAGTAGGTCACGGACACAATAAAGTTGCTTTAGCTACCAAAGAAAGCTTGCTTAAAGAGAATAAAAATCTAGATATAAAAGTTGTAGACTTTGTTAAAGTAATCGAAAGCTTATTTGATCAGCTTATTTTAAATGCATACTTTAAAATAATTGATACTTTCCCTAGCTGGTATCATTATATTTATTCTATTACATCAAAAATGAGTAAGGATGGGAAAGTTAAAGATCTATTTGCCCATCGCTATAAGAAGAAAATTCTGAATATAATAGAGGATTTTAAACCTGATGCAATCATTTTTACTAATCCATTTATTCTAACAATTGTAGGATATTTAAAAAAGATAGGAAAAATAAATATTTATACAGCGGCGATAATTACAGACTATTCTGCCCATAATATTTGGTTAAACCCCTATATTAATAAATACTTTGTAGCTTCCAAAGAGTTAAGAAAAGAGTTAATTAATAAAGGTATATTTGAAGAAAAAATTATTGTTTCTGGGATTCCAATTCATAAAAAATTTTATGATGAGTGCAATATAGACCAAATAATTAGTAAATTAGATATAGAGAAAAAGCTACCTACTTTACTAGTAATGGGTGGAGGATTGGGTGTTGGAGCTATTGAAGAGGTATTAGATAATATTAACCTTATAAAAGAGTCTCTACAAATAATAGTTGTCACAGGAACAAATAAGGCTTTAAAGGAGAAACTAGAAAATAAATTAGATAAATATAGACATAAAATAAGAGTCTTAGGGTTTGTTGATAATATACATGAGCTTATGCATTGTTCGGATTTGCTTATTTCTAAGTCTGGTGGAGTAACTGTAACTGAAGCAATAACAAAAAAACTACCAATGCTAATTGTAGATCCTATTCCAGGGCAAGAACTAGAAAATGCAGATTATCTAACTAAGGCAGGCTTAGGCATTCTTATAAATGATATAAGAGAGGTAAGAGACAAAGTACAAGAGCTTCTGTTTGAAAATAACACTGTATATAAAGAAATCAAATCTAAATTAAATGATATTAACATTATTAATTCAAATGAAATTATAGCTAAAACCATATTAAATGATACGAAAACCTATAAAAGAACATCCGTCATCTAAGGATGTTCTTTTATTTAACAAAAACTTAACATTCCATTAATATTGGGATAATTTTGGTCAAATATAGTAATTGTGTATATTCATTTACATAATTAGGGGGCGGTATATCTTGAGGCTAAAAATTGGAACAAAATTAATGATTGTGTTTATTTTAATTACGTTAATACCAACTGTATTTTTAGGTACTTTTGCGTATAGAAGTACCTTTAACGCACTGGAAAATGGTGAAATCGAAAAGTTTAATATTTTGCTTGATGGAATTGTATCCAATACTAGGACAACATTAAAGGATACGGAGTTTTTATTAAAAAACCTTTCATCCAATACTTCGTTTACATCTATGCTAGAGAACTATAACGAAAACGGAAGGATAGATAACCCAGATCTTTTAAAAGAGACAAATAATATGTTAAGAAAAATTTACGTAGACTCTATGGGATACTATGAAAGTGTATTTATAGTTGCTAGGGACGGATCAACCGTAGCTGATAGCTTAGGAAGAACAGGCTATAGCTTAGGAGTAAATGATTTATCTTTTATTCAAAAATCTATTCAAAACAAATCCTTTCAAATTAGTGATATTTACTTCTCTAAATTAAGTCAAACTAATGTCGGTGTTCCAACCCTATCAATGGCGTACCCAATAATGCATCAAACGGGGCAGGTTTTAGGGGCTATAGCTATAACTCTTGATTTTAGTCAATTTGATAAGGTAGTAAAGAATACTAAAATAGGCCAGTCAGGTTATGGTTTTATGCTAAATAGTGTAGGTGAAATAATTAGCCACCCTGATGGAACTATTTTATTAAAGAAAGCCGAAGATCAAGTAACAACTACAGTATTAAATGATGTAAAGGATGAAGTTAAGGGGTATGGTCAGCTTAAGTTAGGAAATTCTTACTGGAGTTATTTCTATTATGCAGTTCCATCTACAGACTGGATTATTGCATTTACGTTGCCGGAAGAAGAGTATCTATATGTAGCCAATAGTATTGGTAAAAACACATTGTTAATTATAGGGATGTGTGTAGCGTTATCATTAGTGGCTGCGTTGTTATTTAATAAGCAGTTTACTAAAAATATAAAAGAATTAGTTTTAGTGTTAGATAATTTAGCTAGGGGAGACTATTCTACATATTCTCAATCTGAATCTAAGGATGAATTTGGCTATTTATCTGAGAGAGTAAACTATATGATTGATTCCCAAAGAGATATTTTACTGAAGTTAGTTTCAACATCATCCTCTTTACATGATGCAAAGACAAATATGGTTACAACTACTAAATCAGGAGAGGAGCAGATGGAAGAAATAGCTGCTACTGCACAACAATTTTTATCAACTGCAGAGGAAAATAAAATAGTTGTGAAAAAGATTGATGAATCCATAGAAAAGGTTATTTCTCAGGCACAAATGGTGGAAAATATAAGTCAAATGGCAGTAAGTGAAAGTCAAAGGGCCCATAACTCCATAGAAAGTGGACTCCTTGCTACGGAAACTGCATTAAATATGATGTTTCAAATAGATGATTCTATTGAAAATACAGCAAAGGATGTTTTAACTCTTGTAGAGGATTCAAAAAAAATTAATGAATTTCTCGAGTATATTAGAACTATTGCTAGAGGTACAAATCTATTGGCATTAAACGCTACAATTGAAGCCGCTAGAGCAGGTGAACATGGAAGAGGATTTGCTGTTGTGGCGGAAGAGGTTAGAAAGTTATCTCAGCAAAGTAATGAGGCAGCTGAAGAAGTTGCAAAAACAGTTAGTAATATACTTCGAAAGATTAATGAAGTAAATGAAAAGATAAAGATTACTCAACAAAATTCTATAGAAGGACGAAAGGCTTCTACTAATGTAAAGGAAAGCTTTAGGCATATAATAACATCAATAGATAAAGTATCTGAAATGATTAATAAAACCAGTGAATCCGTTAGAATCCAAGTAGAAGATACTCATAATGTTACAAAGGAAATGAGTAGTATAGAGGATATGATACAATATACCCTTTTAGGGGCTAGGCAAATTGCAGAAGGCACATCGAGTCAGGCTCATACGATGACTAATATCAATGATATTGCTAATGAACTTCAACAAATCTCTGTAGAATTGGGTGCTATAGCATCCCAGTTTAAACTAGGAGAAGTTTCGAATACTGAGGAGTGTGATAGCAAATTAGGTTTGTTAACAGATAGTTGTGAAAATGAGCAATATAATAATTATAATGAAGAAACTGAAAGTGGGTCAGCCATTGAAAATGATACTGAAATAAATATCGATGAAACTGAAGGTCTAATTGATAAGGACAGCAGCCAAAATGACCAATACATTAATTGCGTCGAAAATGAGAGCGGGTCAGATATTGAAGACATTTCTAAAGTAAATATTGGGGGAACTGAAGCACATACTGATGGGGAAGAAGACTTTACTCTTGGGGAAATGAGTAGAGTAATTGAAGAGAGTAAGATTATTCAAAGCAGTGATGAGGAAGAGGTAGTTGAAGAAATGTTATTTGACAGTGAAAATCCATTAAATAAAACTATCGCTTAACATAAACTTAACAATTCATTAACAGTGGCTTAACCAACATATAGGAGTTAAGCAATATAATTAGTTTGTAAACAAGTTTAAAAATAAGCAATCAAAAACTGAAAGGGGATCAATATGAAAAAAATAGCTTTAATTCTTGTAGTATTAATGGTAGCGTCATTAGCTCTAGTAGGATGTGGAGGAAAGCAACAAACTAACGAACAAACAAACAATAACCAAAACAGTGACATTGATTTTAGCAAACTAATTCAGGCTAGGGGTTCAGATACAATGGTTAACTTAGGGCAAATGTGGGCTGAGGAATTCATGGACAAATATCCAGAAGCTCAACTTGCTGTAACTGGTGGTGGATCTGGAACAGGAATCGCTGCTATGATTAACGGAACAATTGATATTGCTTTATCATCAAGATCAATTAAAGAAAAAGAAGTTGCTGATGCAAAAGCAAATGGAATTGAACCAGTAGAGTTTGTAACTGGTAGAGATGGTATTGCAATCGCAGTTAGCAAAGATAATCCAGTTCAAGAACTTTCAATGGATGATCTTAAGGCGATCTTTACAGGTGAGAAAACAAACTGGAAAGATTTCGGTGGAGAAGATGCACCAATAACACTTTACTCAAGAGAGTCTAACTCTGGAACATATGCATTCTTTAAAGAATTCGTTTTAAAAGATGAAGAGTACGCAACACACTCAAACTTAATGCCATCAACACAAGCTATTGTTGAAGCAATCAAACAAGACAAAAATGGTATCGGTTATATTGGATTAGCATATTTAAATGACCCAGCTATAGTAGGTGTTCCAGTTAAAAAAGATGAAGGGTCAACAGCTTACAAACCATCATTAGAGACAATTCAAGCAGGACAATACCCAGTAGCAAGACCATTATTCTTATACACTAATGGACAACCAGAGGGAGCAATCAAAGCATTTATGGATTTTGTAATGGGTGCTGAAGGACAAAAAATAGTACAAGAAATTGGATTTATTCCAGCAAAATAATTAACTCTAATATAGTGCTTTACAACATGATAGCGGGTAGTTGAAGAACTATCCGCCATGTCTTTTTTTCTATGGGGATAGATAAAAAGAGATAGGACAAATTTTTAGCTTTAAATTTTTATGTTAACTATTGCTCAATGGATTTATATAGATGAGAGGTGTGTTTTATGAAGGAAGCGGTTGGAAAAGTAGAAAGAGTAGAACACAGTAAGAATATAAAAAAGGGAATTAAAAATAGAGTAG from Serpentinicella alkaliphila harbors:
- a CDS encoding acetyl-CoA C-acetyltransferase, which translates into the protein MREVVIVSAARTPIGSFGGVFKDVSAAELGSVAIKAAIERANIKPEDVEEVFMGCIIQAGKKQNVARQAAAKAGIPFETPSTTINKLCGSGLRTVSLGAQAILAGDNDIVVAGGTESMSTAPYVIDDMRWGAKMGHGQVYDTLLKDALTCAFYDYHMGVTAENLVEKYNISKEEQDKFAQGSQNKAEYAQKNGLFDKEIIPVTVKTRKGDMVVDKDEYIKHGVTLESLLKLKPVFKKEGTVTPGNASGINDGAAAVVLMSAEKAKELGIKPLAKIVAYASGGVDPSVMGYGPVPATEKVFKKSGWKVEDLDLIEANEAFAAQALAVAKGLNFNMDIVNVHGGAIALGHPVGASGARILVTLLYAMEHRNAKKGLATLCIGGGMGVSVLVERL
- the splB gene encoding spore photoproduct lyase, with protein sequence MKLWIPDRVYFEPTARDSEVGKRVLQFCKENSIPILQTTSHNQVRDLPGKDEKAKYAAAKKTLIVGTKRSLKLEVCKPSAHYQFSLMTNCPGSCEYCYLFSTQGQKPYVRIYVNLDDMFDTIENYIEKRLPNATMFEAASTGDPLAVEHITGTLKDTIEHFGSLQKGRLRVVTKYSNVDNILKANHKGHTRFRFSINTNYINSNFEHNVAPLEERFKAADDISRAGYPLGFIIAPIMMHDNWKEEYKNLFEQLYESIPHKRNGLITFELIQHRFTMSAKNVIEQRFPNTKLEMNPENRAKKWGKYGKTKYIYKKEEANEIKEYIEKLIKKHFVNSHIQYFT
- a CDS encoding MGDG synthase family glycosyltransferase, whose product is MSNKKIIIMTASVGHGHNKVALATKESLLKENKNLDIKVVDFVKVIESLFDQLILNAYFKIIDTFPSWYHYIYSITSKMSKDGKVKDLFAHRYKKKILNIIEDFKPDAIIFTNPFILTIVGYLKKIGKINIYTAAIITDYSAHNIWLNPYINKYFVASKELRKELINKGIFEEKIIVSGIPIHKKFYDECNIDQIISKLDIEKKLPTLLVMGGGLGVGAIEEVLDNINLIKESLQIIVVTGTNKALKEKLENKLDKYRHKIRVLGFVDNIHELMHCSDLLISKSGGVTVTEAITKKLPMLIVDPIPGQELENADYLTKAGLGILINDIREVRDKVQELLFENNTVYKEIKSKLNDINIINSNEIIAKTILNDTKTYKRTSVI
- a CDS encoding methyl-accepting chemotaxis protein, which produces MRLKIGTKLMIVFILITLIPTVFLGTFAYRSTFNALENGEIEKFNILLDGIVSNTRTTLKDTEFLLKNLSSNTSFTSMLENYNENGRIDNPDLLKETNNMLRKIYVDSMGYYESVFIVARDGSTVADSLGRTGYSLGVNDLSFIQKSIQNKSFQISDIYFSKLSQTNVGVPTLSMAYPIMHQTGQVLGAIAITLDFSQFDKVVKNTKIGQSGYGFMLNSVGEIISHPDGTILLKKAEDQVTTTVLNDVKDEVKGYGQLKLGNSYWSYFYYAVPSTDWIIAFTLPEEEYLYVANSIGKNTLLIIGMCVALSLVAALLFNKQFTKNIKELVLVLDNLARGDYSTYSQSESKDEFGYLSERVNYMIDSQRDILLKLVSTSSSLHDAKTNMVTTTKSGEEQMEEIAATAQQFLSTAEENKIVVKKIDESIEKVISQAQMVENISQMAVSESQRAHNSIESGLLATETALNMMFQIDDSIENTAKDVLTLVEDSKKINEFLEYIRTIARGTNLLALNATIEAARAGEHGRGFAVVAEEVRKLSQQSNEAAEEVAKTVSNILRKINEVNEKIKITQQNSIEGRKASTNVKESFRHIITSIDKVSEMINKTSESVRIQVEDTHNVTKEMSSIEDMIQYTLLGARQIAEGTSSQAHTMTNINDIANELQQISVELGAIASQFKLGEVSNTEECDSKLGLLTDSCENEQYNNYNEETESGSAIENDTEINIDETEGLIDKDSSQNDQYINCVENESGSDIEDISKVNIGGTEAHTDGEEDFTLGEMSRVIEESKIIQSSDEEEVVEEMLFDSENPLNKTIA
- a CDS encoding phosphate ABC transporter substrate-binding protein; amino-acid sequence: MKKIALILVVLMVASLALVGCGGKQQTNEQTNNNQNSDIDFSKLIQARGSDTMVNLGQMWAEEFMDKYPEAQLAVTGGGSGTGIAAMINGTIDIALSSRSIKEKEVADAKANGIEPVEFVTGRDGIAIAVSKDNPVQELSMDDLKAIFTGEKTNWKDFGGEDAPITLYSRESNSGTYAFFKEFVLKDEEYATHSNLMPSTQAIVEAIKQDKNGIGYIGLAYLNDPAIVGVPVKKDEGSTAYKPSLETIQAGQYPVARPLFLYTNGQPEGAIKAFMDFVMGAEGQKIVQEIGFIPAK